In Anopheles gambiae chromosome 2, idAnoGambNW_F1_1, whole genome shotgun sequence, a single window of DNA contains:
- the LOC3290645 gene encoding protein glass: MAAIVQPVPTRQPSPAGLLTTVASLPPSYKLQYDEVAGRPVPATGDSPLDLTVRQVTTTTTTVVTGPITPPATPSPLKKRYREDNQLNVPAVKEEPLAKRAKPAPEPLHIDIKKELATPAKTASPKGGQPDGPPKSTKNPPAALAPSKERRAKAIRKLKFDEENSSPVSGTIIISLEEALSGDTPRESGDIDPQFNLVEVSDEVRAELAAIPNVIGGYNCKLCRLEFEDAFGLAQHRCSCIVLLEYRCPECGKRFNCPANLASHRRWHKPRDQVGKKGGVAAAAAATRAEPSSDSTDSDSGGAQAGKFRCVQCDKTFKRPAYLKKHQLTHSRQAASKQGGKGATKQQPRPASPSPSTAQYRSEDSNHSNHSSQSVESGTATYTADSRQSQVVPQAPPPLAMFTTLASDDGVGGGEHEFEVVNAAGYYQGPATVTFVRERAPSVASSSGRGSVALDDSDCEEERTLVINEDYREHVPEQEDEDDEMERQYRSAYCDRFTEEENLAAAALARLRNGPSVIRHTTALVV, from the coding sequence ATGGCAGCAATCGTGCAACCCGTACCAACCCGCCAGCCGTCCCCAGCCGGTCTCCTGACCACGGTCGCCAGTCTGCCGCCCTCGTACAAGCTGCAGTATGATGAGGTGGCTGGAAGGCCGGTGCCCGCCACCGGCGACAGTCCGTTGGATTTGACCGTGCGCCaagtgacgacgacgacgacgacggtggtgACGGGTCCCATCACACCCCCCGCCACACCTTCGCCGCTGAAGAAGCGGTACCGCGAGGACAATCAGTTAAACGTGCCGGCGGTGAAGGAGGAACCACTGGCCAAGCGCGCCAAACCGGCCCCGGAGCCGCTCCATATCGACATCAAGAAGGAGCTGGCCACACCGGCCAAAACGGCCAGCCCGAAGGGCGGCCAGCCCGATGGGCCACCGAAAAGTACGAAGAATCCCCCCGCCGCGCTGGCCCCGTCCAAGGAGCGGCGCGCCAAAGCCATCCGGAAGCTGAAGTTCGACGAGGAAAACTCATCGCCCGTGTCCGGCACGATCATCATCTCGCTCGAGGAGGCACTGAGCGGCGATACGCCGCGCGAATCGGGCGACATCGATCCACAGTTCAATCTGGTCGAGGTGTCGGACGAGGTGCGGGCCGAGCTGGCCGCCATCCCGAACGTGATCGGCGGCTACAACTGCAAGCTGTGCCGGCTGGAGTTTGAGGATGCGTTCGGGCTGGCGCAGCACCGCTGCTCCTGCATCGTGCTGCTCGAGTACCGCTGTCCCGAGTGTGGCAAGCGGTTCAACTGCCCGGCGAACCTGGCGTCGCATCGTCGCTGGCACAAACCGCGCGATCAGGTCGGCAAGAAGGGAggagtggcggcggcggcggcagcgaccCGTGCGGAACCGAGCAGCGATTCGACCGACTCGGACAGCGGAGGAGCTCAGGCGGGCAAGTTCCGGTGCGTCCAGTGCGACAAAACGTTCAAACGGCCGGCCTACCTCAAGAAGCATCAGCTAACGCACAGCAGACAGGCAGCCAGCAAGCAGGGCGGAAAGGGCGCGACCAAGCAGCAGCCCCGACCGGCAAGTCCGAGCCCGTCCACTGCCCAGTATCGCAGCGAAGACTCGAACCACTCCAACCACTCCAGCCAATCGGTGGAAAGCGGCACAGCAACGTACACTGCTGACAGCAGGCAGTCGCAAGTGGTGCCacaagcaccaccaccacttgcCATGTTCACCACGCTTGCCTCCGAcgatggtgttggtggtggtgagcaTGAGTTTGAGGTAGTAAACGCGGCCGGATACTATCAGGGACCGGCGACGGTGACGTTCGTGCGGGAGCGTGCCCCATCGGTAGCGTCCTCGTCGGGCCGGGGCAGTGTGGCCCTCGACGACAGTGACTGTGAGGAGGAGCGTACGCTCGTCATCAACGAGGACTACCGGGAGCACGTGCCGGAGcaggaggacgaggacgatgaGATGGAGCGCCAGTACCGGTCGGCCTACTGCGATCGTTTCACCGAGGAGGAAAATCTGGCCGCCGCAGCACTGGCCCGACTGCGCAACGGACCGTCCGTCATTCGCCACACGACGGCACTGGTGGTGTAA
- the LOC1273368 gene encoding protein-cysteine N-palmitoyltransferase Rasp — protein sequence MVQKPATELIVCAILYICFLIYSFYKNYELSNENLSNYHSLDAGWSLFNFRRRDDFDWEWEHYLGFVQRNGIYFLLHTIVMELTRRFCAKQVSTVLTIYGLVVIYSMYNLPVLAVILAQSLSFYYANPPNYYRRAVWMKTFLWIAVINYFKVWYFYDKLNVHFGIDNDQLLELSLITSWNVIKCASFCLDKGAEGPSAKHYAVRDLLAYLLYFPLLLMGPAIVYSRFKTLHNHFKDELEPHTLPDRLWTLAKRLTMAWFWTLVMLAGQHFLYVNLIQQDLVLLRHVNLWALYGLGFLMGQFFYIKYVVFYGVGIAFGRFDGIDMPAKPICIARVNQYSDMWKYFDRSLYEFLFKYIYTELCTKTSGLPRKVLASLATFAFIYIWHGVFLFILIWSLINWVCILLERLVNHCTPADSRWRAIIGTHVFIPSVLSNFFFFASERVGFIYLERTYTEGLSNYIGLYVASYCFYQTGQLVKIEQTNRANEAKRVN from the exons ATGGTACAGAAACCAGCGACAGAATTGATCGTGTGCGCGATTTTGTACATCTGCTTCTTGATATATTCCTTCTACAAAAACTACGAGCTGAGCAATG AAAACTTGTCCAACTATCACAGTCTCGATGCCGGCTGGTCCCTGTTTAACTTCCGACGACGGGATGATTTCGATTGGGAATGGGAACACTATCTTGGATTCGTCCAGCGAAATGGAATATACTTCCTGCTGCACACAATCGTGATGGAGCTTACGCGTCGATTCTGTGCCAAGCAGGTGTCCACCGTGCTGACGATCTACGGACTGGTTGTAATCTATAGCATGTACAACTTGCCAGTGCTGGCGGTGATACTAGCGCAAAGCTTATCCTTCTATTACGCGAACCCGCCCAACTACTATCGTCGTGCAGTTTGGATGAAAACGTTCCTATGGATAGCGGTAATTAACTACTTCAAGGTGTGGTATTTTTACGACAAGCTAAACGTGCACTTCGGCATCGATAATGACCAGCTGCTCGAGCTGAGTCTGATCACATCGTGGAATGTTATCAAGTGTGCCAGCTTCTGTCTGGACAAGGGCGCTGAAGGCCCGTCGGCCAAACACTACGCCGTGCGTGACCTGCTGGCTTACTTGCTGTACTTTCCGCTGCTACTTATGGGACCCGCCATCGTGTACAGTCGGTTCAAAACACTGCACAATCATTTTAAGGACGAGCTCGAACCGCACACCCTCCCCGATCGGCTGTGGACACTGGCGAAGCGGTTGACGATGGCCTGGTTCTGGACGCTGGTAATGCTGGCAGGACAACACTTCCTGTACGTGAATCTCATCCAGCAGGATCTGGTGCTGTTGCGCCACGTTAACCTTTGGGCACTGTACGGCCTTGGCTTCCTGATGGGTCAGTTTTTCTACATAAAGTACGTGGTGTTCTACGGCGTTGGGATCGCGTTCGGTCGGTTCGATGGAATAGACATGCCGGCGAAACCGATCTGCATCGCCCGGGTAAACCAATACTCGGACATGTGGAAATACTTCGACCGCAGTTTGTACGAGTTCCTGTTCAAGTACATCTACACCGAGCTGTGCACGAAGACGTCCGGGCTTCCGCGCAAAGTTCTGGCCAGCCTGGCCACGTTTGCGTTCATCTACATCTGGCACGGTGTGTTTCTGTTCATTCTCATCTGGTCGCTGATCAATTGGGTGTGCATTTTGCTGGAGCGCCTAGTTAATCACTGCACACCCGCCGACAGCCGGTGGCGAGCGATCATCGGTACACACGTGTTCATCCCCTCGGTGCtttcgaatttcttcttctttgcctcCGAAAGGGTCGGCTTCATCTACCTCGAGCGAACATACACTGAGGGGCTAAGCAACTACATCGGCCTGTACGTGGCATCCTACTGTTTCTACCAAACCGGGCAGCTGGTAAAGATTGAGCAGACGAATCGTGCTAACGAAGCGAAGCGAGTGAATTGA
- the LOC11175657 gene encoding peptidyl-prolyl cis-trans isomerase NIMA-interacting 4 — translation MPPKKDAKGGAKAAPAKGSGKKGGGAEEGAAKEKKGGTAVKVRHILCEKQGKIMEALEKLKEGQAFNVVATNYSEDKARQGGDLGWQIRGAMVGPFQDAAFALPISTTNAPKYTDPPIKTKFGYHIIMVEGKK, via the exons ATGCCACCGAAAAAGGATGCTAAAGGAGGAGCAAAAGCAGCCCCAGCCAAGGGCAGTGGCAAGAAGGGAGGTGGCGCTGAGGAAG GTGCGGCGAAGGAGAAAAAGGGTGGAACTGCGGTAAAGGTACGACACATCCTGTGCGAAAAGCAGGGCAAAATAATGGAAGCCCTGGAGAAGCTGAAGGAAGGCCAGGCGTTTAATGTGGTGGCGACCAACTACAGCGAGGACAAGGCACGCCAGGGTGGCGATCTCGGGTGGCAGATTCGCGGGGCCATGGTGGGACCGTTCCAGGATGCAGCATTTGCGTTACCAATCTCCACTACCAACGCGCCCAAGTACACGGATCCACCGATCAAGACCAAGTTCGGATACCATATTATAATGGTGGAAGGCAAGAAGTAG
- the LOC1273366 gene encoding protein HBS1, whose translation MSRHRNVRNAVYDDYDDDDYQYGQSVEDDCISPTDASQWIYDRAKGQQSMSEFLANNRDIEEEDDDELAAETGREGPAHKRRDSECFQMPELNDEDRARLMSCMDEIRDIVGETCSDRQMVEAIMKHDYECSKALDEILNSNKTPPAALGAKSGSKLTAGAAMEKGIGERLLERSEKKLQAAGRNVPIIVATPSADVRPSNDAASTVIITPSASVAKKTLAFEVTSSPRMQSPSVSGRNTPEITEEAARQQQQQSFKSTPKEPSRNAKELFGKERGDRKDHIHMVVIGHVDAGKSTLMGHLLYDTGNVSQRIMHKHEQESKKLGKSSFMYAWVLDETGEERERGITMDVGSTRFETAKKEITLLDAPGHKDFIPNMISGANQADVALLVVDATRGEFETGFEQGGQTREHALLVRSLGVSQLGVVVNKLDTVGWSKERFDEIVNKLKVFLKQAGFRDADVTYVPCSGLTGENLVKDPTDPALTAWYSGPTLLKVIDSFKTPDRAIDKPFRLSVADIFKGTGSGFCLCGRIESGMVCVNDKVLVCPSKEQAVVKNITIDELPQQTAFAGDQVSLTLANIDINNISVGYILSDIFHPVPLATRILARIVVFNIKVPITRGYPVLLHHQSLIEPATIRKLKAQLHKGTGEVIKKNPRCLGNNSCALVEIEFQRPIGMERYADFKDLGRIMLRVEGVTIAAGLVTEIVK comes from the exons ATGTCTCGCCACCGAAATGTGCGCAACGCTGTCTACGATG ATTACGACGATGACGACTATCAGTACGGGCAGTCGGTGGAGGACGATTGTATCTCGCCCACCGACGCCTCGCAATGGATCTACGACCGTGCCAAAGGGCAACAAAGTATGTCCGAATTTCTCGCCAACAATCGCGACatcgaagaagaagacgacgaTGAGCTGGCGGCTGAGACGGGTCGCGAAGGCCCGGCACACAAGAGGCGCGATTCGGAG TGCTTTCAAATGCCGGAACTAAACGATGAAGATCGCGCACGGTTGATGTCCTGTATGGATGAGATCCGGGATATTGTCGGCGAAACGTGCAGCGACCGGCAGATGGTGGAAGCGATCATGAAGCACGATTACGAATGCAGCAAGGCGCTGGACGAGATACTGAACAGTAACAAGACGCCACCCGCGGCGCTGGGTGCGAAATCCGGCAGCAAACTGACGGCGGGTGCGGCGATGGAAAAAG GTATTGGTGAACGTTTGCTGGAACGCTCGGAGAAGAAGCTTCAAGCTGCTGGCCGCAACGTACCGATAATCGTCGCAACGCCCTCGGCCGACGTGCGCCCTTCGAACGATGCAGCCTCGACCGTGATCATAACGCCCAGCGCTTCGGTGGCGAAGAAAACGCTCGCCTTTGAGGTGACCAGTAGCCCCCGGATGCAGTCACCCAGTGTGTCTGGACGCAATACGCCCGAAATTACCGAGGAAGCcgcccggcagcagcagcagcagtcgttCAAATCCACCCCGAAGGAACCGTCGCGGAATGCGAAGGAGCTGTTTGGCAAGGAACGGGGCGATCGGAAGGATCACATCCACATGGTGGTGATTGGGCACGTGGATGCGGGCAAGAGCACACTGATGGGACATTTGCTGTACGACACGGGCAATGTTTCCCAGCGCATCATGCACAAACACGAGCAGGAGAGTAAAAAGCTCGGCAAATCGAGCTTCATGTATGCCTGGGTGTTGGACGAAACGGGCGAGGAGCGCGAGCGGGGCATCACGATGGACGTCGGTAGCACGCGGTTCGAGACGGCCAAGAAAGAG ATTACACTGCTCGATGCACCAGGACATAAGGACTTTATCCCGAACATGATATCGGGAGCGAATCAGGCGGATGTGGCACTGCTCGTTGTGGACGCGACACGTGGTGAGTTTGAAACCGGCTTCGAGCAGGGTGGCCAAACACGGGAGCACGCCCTGCTGGTGCGCTCGCTTGGTGTTAGTCAGCTGGGCGTGGTCGTCAACAAGCTGGACACGGTGGGTTGGTCGAAGGAGCGATTCGATGAAATCGTGAACAAGCTGAAGGTGTTCCTCAAGCAGGCAGGGTTCCGCGATGCGGACGTTACCTACGTACCTTGCTCTGGGCTTACCGGCGAGAATCTGGTAAAGGATCCAACGGATCCAGCATTGACCGCGTGGTACAGTGGACCGACACTGTTGAAAGTGATAG ATTCCTTTAAAACACCGGACCGTGCTATCGATAAACCGTTCCGCCTGTCGGTGGCAGACATATTCAAAGGTACCGGTTCCGGATTCTGCCTCTGCGGTCGCATCGAGTCGGGCATGGTGTGCGTTAACGATAAGGTGCTGGTGTGCCCGAGCAAGGAGCAGGCCGTGGTCAAGAACATTACCATCGACGAGCTACCACAGCAGACCGCGTTTGCGGGCGATCAGGTCTCGCTAACGCTTGCCAACATCGACATCAACAACATTTCGGTCGGCTACATCCTGTCCGACATTTTCCATCCGGTTCCGCTCGCCACCCGGATACTGGCACGAATCGTCGTGTTCAACATCAAGGTGCCGATCACGCGCGGCTATccggtgctgctgcatcaCCAGTCGCTAATCGAGCCGGCCACCATACGCAAGCTGAAGGCACAGCTGCACAAGGGCACCGGGGAGGTCATCAAGAAGAATCCACGCTGCCTGGGCAACAATTCGTGCGCGCTGGTGGAGATTGAATTTCAGCGACCGATCGGCATGGAGCGGTATGCCGATTTTAAGGATCTCGGCAGAATTATGCTGCGCGTGGAGGGTGTGACGATTGCTGCCGGGCTGGTGACGGAGATTGTAAAGTAG